One part of the Plasmodium yoelii strain 17X genome assembly, chromosome: 13 genome encodes these proteins:
- a CDS encoding splicing factor 1, putative: MEEDNEHFDEKETTLDKKKNKKNINGNVKSQINDDNSESDENNSNTEEESLLKNDKRRKQNAKEKGNKSNITRRGRRKGEESEKEKEKDTDKDENSNSSEDEVPQKNKNKNKNKTELEENDSKHFSEHSEQGDQEEEQSDNDENEKRKKEKYKNIKHYNDEGNSNSNRDKSSDSESDQDERNRKREEKSESYKKDYHKKRRRKSHSSNDTDSSDDDDDEKRSHKSRSVKKRRHERRERRRHRDRSRGRSRDRSRGRSRDRSRDRDRERNRYRDRDRERRRERERERMRKEREREIEREKRREERRKKEELEEAKRDDLTVLVLNLDLKADERDIYEFFSEVAGKVRDIQCIKDQRSGKSKGVAYVEFYTQDSVIKALSVNGYMLKNRPIKVQSSQAEKNRAAKATKHHPIDPNDIPLKLYIGGLLGPLSNITEQELKQLFNPFGDILDVEIHRDPYTGKSKGFGFIQFHKASEAIEAMTVMNGMEVAGREIKVSYAQDSKYLLASDALKDLNIPNLNQIKAATQGGQKSTNKEEEQDNEKIDNDDDDGGGLITGASSKIALMQKLQRDTIIDASIPNTYATGTNAMARNSLNNVSNPLNNITPNIVLCNMFSPNDSSIGSDPDFFSDIIEDVREECSKYGNIIKIWLNSKNIDGKIYIKYTKNDESLKAFQCLNGRYFGGSLINAYFISNAIWESTCC; encoded by the exons atggaaGAAGATAATGAACATTTTGATGAAAAAGAAACAACTCTTgacaaaaagaaaaataaaaaaaatataaatggaaATGTAAAATCTCAAattaatgatgataatagtgaaagtgatgaaaataattctaataCAGAAGAAGAATCTTTAttgaaaaatgataaaagaCGAAAACAAAATGCAAAggaaaaaggaaataaaagtaatataACGAGAAGGGGCCGAAGGAAAGGGGAAGAGAGCGAAAAAGAGAAAGAGAAAGATACCGACAAAGATGAAAACAGTAATAGTAGTGAAGATGAAGTaccacaaaaaaataaaaataaaaataaaaataaaaccgaGTTAGAAGAAAACGATAGCAAACATTTTTCGGAGCATTCAGAACAAGGCGACCAAGAAGAGGAACAAAGTGACAATGATGAAAacgaaaaaagaaaaaaagaaaaatataaaaatataaagcaCTATAATGATGAAGGGAATAGTAACTCAAATAGAGACAAAAGTTCTGATTCAGAAAGCGATCAAGATGAAAGAAATAGAAAAAGGGAAGAGAAATCAGaaagttataaaaaagattatcataaaaaaaggaGAAGGAAATCTCATTCAAGTAATGATACCGATTCAagtgatgatgatgatgatgaaaaaCGGTCACATAAGTCCAGAAGTGTCAAAAAAAGAAGGCATGAAAGGCGAGAAAGGAGGAGACACAGAGACAGAAGTAGAGGCAGAAGCAGAGACAGAAGCAGAGGCAGAAGCAGAGACAGAAGCAGAGACAGAGATAGAGAGCGAAACAGATACAGAGATAGAGATCGTGAGAGGAGGCGAGAAAGGGAAAGAGAAAGAATGCGAAAAGAAAGAGAAAGAGAAATTGAAAGAGAAAAAAGAAGAGAAGAAAGACGtaaaaaagaagaattaGAAGAAGCAAAAAGAGATGATTTAACAGTATTAGTATTAAATTTAGATTTAAAAGCAGATGAAAGagatatatatgaatttttttcagAAGTTGCTGGAAAAGTTCGTGATATACAATGTATAAAAGATCAAAGATCTGGAAAATCAAAAGGTGTAGCATATGTAGAATTTTATACACAAGATTCTGTTATAAAAGCATTATCAGTTAATGGCtatatgttaaaaaatagaCCAATTAAGGTTCAATCATCTCAGGCCGAAAAAAATAGAGCAGCGAAAGCTACTAAACATCATCCAATTGATCCTAATGATATtccattaaaattatatataggaGGATTATTAGGTCCTTTAAGTAATATAACAGAACAAGAATTGAAACAATTATTTAATCCTTTTGGAGATATATTAGATGTAGAAATACATAGGGATCCATATACTGGTAAATCAAAAGGTTTTGGGTTCATACAATTTCATAAAGCTTCAGAAGCTATTGAAGCTATGACTGTAATGAATGGAATGGAAGTTGCTGGTCGAGAAATAAAAGTTAGTTATGCTCAAGATTCAAAATATCTATTAGCAAGCGATGCATTAAAAGATTTGAATATTCCAAATTTGAATCAAATAAAAGCAGCAACACAAGGGGGACAAAAATCTACAAATAAAGAAGAGGAAcaagataatgaaaaaattgataatgatgatgatgatggtGGTGGACTAATAACTGGGGCAAGTAGCAAAATTGCTTTAATGCAAAAATTGCAAAGAGATACAATAATTGATGCTTCG ATTCCAAATACATATGCTACTGGAACCAATGCTATGGCAAGAAATTCGTTAAATAATGTATCGAACCCTTTAAACAATATAACAccaaatattgttttatgtAATATGTTTTCACCAAATGATAGTAGCATTGGTTCAGATCCTGATTTTTTTAGTGACATAATTGAAGATGTAAGGGAAGAATGTAGTAAATATggtaatattattaaaatatggttaaatagtaaaaatatagatggtaaaatttatattaaatataccaAAAATGATGAATCATTAAAAGCTTTTCAATGCTTAAATGGCAGATATTTTGGAGGTTCACTCATAAATGCCTATTTTATTAGTAATGCTATATGGGAATCCACATGTTGTTAA
- a CDS encoding protein transport protein SFT2, putative: MGGENNFDGLSFFESNNFQNTNRDFMRGTMDDNNSRSEEKGLLEKAISFSKKGAESIQKGIKKTLDKTNLNSSPSLISNSTTADTGSMFSNFPSFTNQNRENSTSSIYAFTTLLSYKNFPLFCLLFGISIVFMILSLFTLPMIVITPRQFGFFFTISSICFVLSLAFLKGFSNLYAHLTEKKRLPFTSAYILSLVATLYFTIIKPFYLFALITSIVQMFALISFIVSYIPGGPNVIKMILGGMYNYIKNLFRRNNSSDLPF; the protein is encoded by the exons atgggaggcgaaaataattttgatggTTTATCTTTTTTCGAAAGCAATAATTTTCAAAACACAAATCGAGATTTTATGAGAGGAACAATggatgataataatagtagAAGTGAAGAAAAAGGATTACTAGAAAAAGCTATAAGCTTTTCAAAAAAAGGGGCAGAAAGTATACaaaaaggaattaaaaaaacattagataaaacaaatttaaatagTTCACCATCATTAATATCTAATTCTACAACTGCCGATACAGGATCAATGTTTTCTAATTTTCCATCTTTTACTAATCAAAATAGAGAAAATTCTACAAGTTCAATTTATGCATTTACaacattattatcatataaaaatttccCATTATTTTGTCTTTTATTTGGAATTAGTATTGTTTTTATGATACTATCCTTATTTACATTACCAATGATTGTAATAACTCCTAGACAGTTTGGCTTTTTCTTTACAATATCTTCAATATGTTTCGTTTTATCATTGGCATTTCTTAAAGGCTTTTCTAACTTATATGCTCATTTGACTGAGAAAAAACG ccTTCCATTCACAAgcgcatatatattatcccTAGTTGCAACCCTCTATTTTACCATTATTAAAcccttttatttattt GCCTTAATAACATCCATTGTTCAAATGTTTGCACTTATTTCTTTCATTGTTTCTTATATACCAG GCGGACCtaatgtaataaaaatgatactTGGTGGGatgtataattatattaaaaatttatttcgtAGAAACAATTCCTCAGATTTACCGTTTTAa